TGTAAATGTAACATCTATTAAATCAGACTTTAAGTAGTTAAATAAGGTAATTTTAGGTTACAATAATGCtacgtatatataaaaaattcaaatcagCTCTGATTGTGTagcatgtgttttttttttccctaaTATTTGTAATATGTGGAGGGAAATGCAGGAAGAGAAAGGACATGGTTACTTCAAATTGGAAAAGCATGCTCTGAACATGTTGGTTGCTGGTCCTGTACTATGGGTGGTGGGATCGATTCACAATTCATGTCAAATCTACGAGAGAGCAGATGGTCATGTTCAAATCTTGCAGCAATGTGTGTATATCCCCTTCTTGATGGGGAGTATGTTGTTCATGATTAGTTCCTGCCTCAATTATATTGAGCAATCTAGAGTGATCCACCATGGCCTCGGCTTACTTGTAAGTATAGCCTTCAAGTGGTGACTAATTAagtataaaaaatgttatttgtacactaaaatcaatcacGGGATATTTTTGTATTGATATACGAATTGatatatgtgtagtttaatttattcttaacgtGTATTTTACACTAgtagtagctgattttagtggaCACCTAGCATAATTGATTAAGTATTCAGCAATCAATTACGCCATACCTTTTGTTTAATTGCAATATTAGTTTTGAAAGAAGCTTTTAATTTACTCTCATGTTTTACATATAGTATGTTACTATTATAGGAATATTatgatttatatataatatgattgACAATTGGTATGAGTGTATATCTATCTTATGAAAACTCTTGATTTAGGAGAATTTGTTGTGTAGTTATGATACTTAAACCGATCTTAGTTGAATGACATTTAAAATTAATTGTAGGTctaaaattgaaatataactCAATAGGTCAAatactttttttgttttagtgaTATGCTTTCTAGTTAATGTCCTAATAGCACAATgaatttaaaaggaaaatatatttgttattagaTTATTATACTACAAATCACACTTCCGTGCATACACATGCGACAAGGAAACCTATCTAAGTATCTAGCTACTTGATGAGAAAGATTTTGGCATAATGTTGAACTGGTAGATCATCTTATCTAATTTGATAGGAATGAACTGCTAAATTGGAAAATGAATCATGTACTAACTAATCCGAGTCAATTATTAATGTTGATACTGTGGCAGGGTAGGGATTGGATCTGGTTAGGAATCTCGGGTACCATATTTTTCTTCATTGGTGGATTGATAAATGTGGTGAAAGTGTTCAAGATGCAACAAATGAATGGTATGAGGCTGGAGAAGCTGCGAGGTGGAGCACAAGAGCAACTAATAAGAGCGAGAGAAGGACATGTTCCCCTGCTTTCAGAACATCATCAAATAAGAATAAGACATAATCCACCACCTGAAGAAACCAAAGTTTCAAAGCCTCTTCCTACTCCTTATAAGGATGTCCTTCTCGGTCAAACTAGATCATGATTATTATATTGATGATGCTTATTTAATTTCTTAATGCTTAATTATAATCGTGAGTTCATCCCCTTCTCTTTTGTGCTCCTCTCTGTTTTTCCTCCTTGGGGAGCTAGCCGCCTCTTGCATCAAATTCTGCGTAGGTTTCTTGAGGCGAGAAATGCTACATGGCCTtcataatttattgtttttggccaTCAATGTTTAAAAATATGGGATAAAGTACGTTGTTAGATTACTAgagtaagaatatatatatatatatatatatatatataagaaattgAGTTGATGGTAAAGTAGTGGCCAGAAACTATAAATTCTGATGGTCTTCTATCATTTGATGGTCTTCTATCATTTTTCTTCTTGAGGTTATATTGTAACAGATATTGGATGTTAATTAAAACTGATGGACTTTTGGTCTGCCTATAGTAGTTAGGACCGGATAAGATAAAAATACGGATATATAGTGTTCTAAATTGGAAATATGTACCTGATAGCATGTCCTAGAACACGAATTTTCTTTCTTTGCTGGTAATATTTATGTCTTGTCTCAATTACTAAAAGGCAATATTGGGTTATAATCTTGTACCAAAAATTTTATAATCTATGAATGTAATGTTATCCATTAGGAAGTTTTATGATCCATAATGACCAATGCTTATAGCATAAATTGGTTTTCCATACTCCTAGAGGAAGATAAAAGCATTTGTATTCACCATCCGTACATACGTATGTGAAATAGCTGGCTACTGTATTTGTTGACGAATAAAAGTTCATCTTAGCATACAGTGATTACTCAATTCAAGCATGCAAATATTTTGCTTCCAGAATTGACTTCAAGTTATTCAGTTAGATACAATTGCAAGCGAAGAAAACAGAATTTGAAGGGCATTATGTAGTTGCCATTTGAGTAAAAACTCAGCAAAGACCAGTGAATCAGCTTTTCCCAGCCTTGAGATCGAGATAGAAAGCAGAATACAAGAGCTAGAGAGGAATACGAAAAATGCTTGAGTTGACAAATAACTACATAAACATGGTgcatttttgtcttttttttttttttacaacttTTCTTATTTCTGGATGATGGAAACATTGATTTGCTTTCTTatgggatttttttattttaaataaaaaaattcatattttccaATTTGAGTGATAGTAGAAGAAATTATGTTTTTATACATTACATTTCAATGATGTACACAGTCTAACAGCTTGAGTTATCTGTGAAATTAAAGAACAATGTAAAGAGTGAGCAAAACTAAAAATATAGTTCTTGAAAATAGTAGAAATTGTGCAGTGTAGCGCTTGATTCATATTACGTTCTCTTTCTCAATTTCACTAGCAGTGGTTGTGAAATTAAGGGAGGGAATCACAAATTTTGTTGACTCTCTAGCACTTCTctagtaataataattttttttctcatgttatactaatttattattttaaaattttattttttaatttaaattttattatgtctaaatttttttataaattattttaatttgatttaaataataataattatatttttattttataaatcgatctaaattatattataaatattttgagAGGATTAAACATTTTGTACATACTTACGTTATGTTATTTCTTCTTACTTTGTTACTTCAatgttattttcattttgttagtttaTAGACTAATTCTTCTTATAATTCTATGTACTCTCATTTTCTgttaaattagtttatatttatacgCATAAAATTTGGAATCATATGgttcatataattattttaatcttttctATGTCTAtctaaatataataaacaaaaaataattctcagtgtttttattctattatttcaaTTTCAGCATTCACTAAAACAAATGCAacctaataaaaaatacataaggaTTAAATGTAAGGAAAAAATAAATGGAGATAACTCATTCACTAAAAATGCCGCCATGTTAACTGCCGATATCTTCCTCAAAGAAGCGATCAACATCCTCACATCCAGCACAGTGCATCCGTTGGTTATCCTCACTTCCACCCGATAACCATCAGCCGCTATGACATGAAGAAACCTGGTAACATTTATCGAGAGAAAGGATTTGCGTACAGTTAGCTTTTGATTGTAAATTTGAAGATGAATATTGTTATTTATAATTTTcgtaactatttttattaaattgtgattcttttaattcttattttttatttataatttttaatctttatccttaataaattaatttgactatatctatatatattatatgtaataagtttaatgtattattttatagtatatttattgtttattattaaattattaccataattagttttaaataactaattctaatttttttatagatGATTGATTCTTAAGTAgttaccaaaaagaaaaaattaaatcttcCAATTCCTAAATAtggttaataatattttgttctaTTATAACATTTTGATATTATTAAcatttgatggtttcagtggctaagagaaagggGTTGAATTTTAGTCCTTTTTCACTTCAGAACACTTGCTTgtctttgaaacaacttctggagaTTTATGTCTCGTCtttagccacgagacttttctttttgttttgtcacttggcacgagatattttacGATTTTATCTCttgtgcagcagaaacagaaaatgaagtagaagagaaggaaaataacacccagatatatcctagttcagctgttaagtgcagtgcagcctacatccagtctccatcacaacaatgatggaatttcactataatcatctttgattacatacaccaattctctctaggaactacccttcctatctgggacaagtccagaattctaaactcaatcctgaacttgacttggtcactgccaagttTTCAACTGTAAAGttctaacccaacttacaaggagattctcacagaatcatgaaacacaacacagatgtacaaaggaactctaaggacatctgtgactttttcttttaattttgcaatctttgcctttttccgctctatgcttttttcatacaaacctcactgtttgcctttttgcatgagactcaagacatgacaaaattaaacagaaaaattacaaaatagaatacattgaaggagaagaaaatctgttagTTTAGATAGctttgagaactctgtgccttgcactctcatcCTTTCTCCTTGTTTCAAACCCTGACTAttcacccttacttatagggagaagccttcaaggttgaaatcaaacaaaccaatctaatctccttcttcttcaaaacagaactggttcggccagagagagagagaagagataactcatgcaaaacccaacatgcaattacctctagtccttccttggtcatcaatcttcatcaatccgagcccttcatcttttcttgttctccaagatgaacttctagcccttgatgcttcatgatgatgatagttTCATCTGCTCCTATCTCTACCTCTTCTatcacgtagccactgtagctacttcctgtggtggttgagcaagatcagagacaagccatccctccaaagatcttctccttgctggccgaaaTCTTCTTCAACCaattttggtatggagaagccaaggtctcatcaccaaatcttaccacaagtgaatgagaatcttagccacagcatactttttgtttgctttttcttgccatcattgtgatggtctttagaCGTGCTTCTTCCTCTCTTCGGTGTCTAGTCATGGCTTTCATGGTTTGCTAGGTAATGACCGAATATagaagaaagaaatgagagagagaaaagagaaattgtgaacaataattaatgaaggaaagaaagagaataaatgTGAATTGATTTTCCACTCCATTTGCTGAGCAACGTGTAGCTTAATGATGTCCATCAAATCAAAGATCAACTCTCTCTCATATTTCCAATACATGTATTAACTTtactttaatgaaatttgaattccactagAAATGAATTTCGTTGGAAGCTTGTAGCATATGTAAAAGAGTGGGTTTTATCAAGTTAAAGAAATGCATTGTGCCCCATCTTCTTTAGTTTCGGACTAGCCTCTTTGTTGGGCTTTTAATTTTGGTTTCCTGGGCCAAATTACCATATATTGCTTTAGCCAAAATGattaatataattttgttttaagGCTGAGCTACAAATAACACATTTGGGCTTGCCAATTTTTTTCCTTTCGACCCAAAACCTGCATagcaaaaatatatttaatcaacatattaatatttttgcaattaatcaaattaataatgtttagtcatcacaaatgttAACTTAGAGTTTtctaaactcatcaatctcccccttgatgacaaacattattaaaattgaaatgaaaagaaattaaggatTAAAGTATATAATACTCCCTTTGCATATTAGTATTTCTTCCCTTTCCAAATGTTACAAGActcccccttaatgtatgctattttaccaagggaagctttaTACCTGTAACTTTAGAAATCAAGCTTAGGCACCTATATTATTCaacatattaatttttgaaatgttgaatgcttgatttatgagcagaactGGATGACAAACAAAACTCTTTTgttatcataaaaataatttttctgctCAAACACACAAAATAATCAGAGTACATTGCTGTTTtactttgttaaaaaattttccaATCAACAAATCAGAACAAGGTAATTATGGTAAGGAAAATATTTTAATCAAGGCAGTATCATTTCAGACACAGCAACTTTCAAGATTTATTTTCACAATAATGCTTTAAAGGAATtgccaaaaataatttaaaataacaaacaTTTTACCAAGATAAATCAATCTCAAACATCAAGCAGTAGCAACAAACTATTGAAACTTGAAACAAGAAAGATCATGAATCCTCAAAAGAATTTCATCCCCtattttgttaatttcaattttcagtcaatttctcccccttttggcatcaaggggcacCTGCAAAGAATTATCATGGGaaacaaaatatccaaaatatgTCCAAAATATCAAGAGTGTAGCAGAGAGTCATAGGTTCAGCAGTATCTAAATAGACAAATACAGTATCAAATTGAGCCTAAACATGCCAATatcaaatactaaaaaaatagattaattatCAGATAAGTGAAGATTAGATTCCTCAGCCCCTTTCTCACTAGCAACTCCCAAATCCTCCTCAAGACTTTCCAGCATCAAACTGACCCTGTCCTTACATCTCATCCAAGCTCTTTCATTCTCATAGGCTAGCTTGCGTGCTGCCTTATGGGATTGGACCATGAGCTCTGACATATTTAAAAATTCTGTGAGAATTTTTTTGATGGACTCGGTTGCTTTAGAGGACTCAGGCCAACTTTCATATTCACTATCCGAAGCCACAGATTTCTTGCCCTTGGTTCCTTTAATAGCTCCACCTCCTTTGATCATAGACACTTTGTTTTCTACAGCCTCATTCAgaagatcaattttaaaatattcaaaaatacttGTTAAAAACATTCTATAGGGCAGATTCGCCTTTTTGGTACTTTTAACTGACTCCCACATGTGTCTGATCATGAGATAGCCAAAAGATATAGGAGTAGATGTAACAAGTGCAAATATGATGAGAGAGTTAGAGAATGTTACTCTATTATGGGAGCCGCTTTGAGGAGTCAAGATATGGGTGATGATCCTGTGAAGCAGAGAGTTGGTGGGACCAAGGGCTTTGTGGGTAGGAGTAGTGCCATCCAACCCAGAGAGATTTGCACAAATATGTTGAAGAACAACCTTATAGGTGACGCCGATTTGTGAATCCCACTTTTCTGCCATATATGCTCTCGGCCCTTCTTCTTTGTAGCCCAGAGCCGTCCCAATGATTCCAGTATCAAGAGTGATGTgaaccctcttcacatatgaatgAATGGTGCCATCAATCAGTCGCATGTTGGCATAGAACTCACAAACTAAACCAGGGTAAACCGGTTTCTGGATGTGGAGCAATGGAGTCCATTGGAGAAGTTCAAAAAGAGGAGAAACATTTATCCCTTTGGTGGTGAGTGAGTCGAGATTGACGAGATAGGTGCCATAGAGATGACGTTTTTCCAGAACCTCCTTGTGGAATTCATAAGAAGCACAGGAGTTGAACCTGGCCAGATCATAGTAAGAGTGTGGTTTGTTGAATTTGTTCTTGTAATCCAAGGACTCCAGGTTTGCTGGTTCCTTGGTGTTGTGCAGCGCGAATCCTTTGGTTTTCTGAGTACTCCTTCCGGGTGTGGCTTTCTTCGGtggagatggtggtggtgatggaatCGGTGAGGTGTGtgattcttcctcttcttcttcaatgcttGGTTCCTTATTCTTTCCACTTTTCCTCCTTCAAGAGGATTTCTGGGCAATCACTTTGCGCCTCATGGACTCGGGTTGCTTGGTGGGAGGTGAGGGAGAGGATGATAAAGTTGAATGAATGTGTATGTGAGTGTGAGTTTGAGGTGTGGTAGGTTTTTGGGAGAATAAAAGCCGTTCACTCTTCTTTGGtgcggttttctttttcatgataatgaaaatggaaaagtggagagggagaagatgaagaaaaccGAATTGAGTGAGGGAGAGAGGAGGTTAAGGGCGCATTAAATGTGGAGTGGAGAGAGAATTTGAGGGAGTTAAATGACCATTGATGGGTGGTTATTAACCAGGGaagtttctcttttatttgaaataaactgAAATGTggtttcctagaatcaagggattagatgaaagagaaagatttgatttgacaataaccacttccaacaagatttgatgaGATAACAAAATATATTGTGATTTACACAAAGAAAAACTAACAAAACGGTCAGGGTGAGATCAAGAAAATTGGTGGGGCCTAAAAGGATTTATTTTTGCACTGTCTCCCCCTTGATCATAACCCTCTCAACACAACCTGATTTTTATCTCCTCCATTCCTATGAGACAAAACTGAGCAGAATCAGAAATTTCACAAGTTATTAATAAAACTGaaatcaatcattcccaaacttcTTCTCAaagtgcagaatctgtcttcacaaaggggttttgtaaaaatgtcagcaagttggtcttcagattttacaaattgaatatcaatagtacctttttgcacatgttctctaatgaaatgatatttaatctcaatatgctttgttcttgagtgcagaacaggattttttgaaatgtttatagcactcatattatcacaaaataagggtatactattgatctttaatttgtaatcttccaactgcatttttaaccaaattaattgagaacaGCATGCAAATGTAGAAATATATTCAACTTCAGCTGTGGATAGGGCTAtggttgctttttttttttgcttgaccacatgttgagtgatctcccaaggaagcaacacatgccggatgtgctccttctatccaccctatctcccgcataatctgcatcacaaaacccaactgcacaaaaatcatcagattttggataccataagccataattactagttcccttaatgtatttaatgatgcgcttaacggctgaaagatgggattcttttgggtgagattgaaatcttgagcacacacccacactttgaacaatatctggCATAGAGGAGGTTAGATACATGagtgaaccaatcattcctctataccttgtctcatccacatctttcccattatcatccttttcaagtttagtgttaggatgcattggtgttcccattggtttagaattttctaggccaaatttcttgattagTTCTAGTGCATATTTtacttggtgaataaaagtaccactaggagtttgtttaatttggaggccaagaaagaaagttagctctcccattaaactcatttcaaactcactagtcatgagatttccaaactcttcacacaaggactcattggccgatccaaacacaatgtcatccacataaacttgaactaggagaataccatcattagatgctttaataaataaagtagtatctgtcgtacccctttgaaattgattttccaacaaaaaggcactaagcctttcataccaagctcttggagcttgtctaagaccatagaGGGCCttagagagtttgaaaacatggtttggaaattctttgtcttcaaaaccggggggttgtacCACAAagacttctctatcaataaagccattaagaaaagcacattttacatccatttaaaacattttaaaacccttatgggcagcataggcaagaagcaacctaattgcttccattctagctaccggagcaaaagactcatcaaaatctataccatcttcttgatcgtaaccttgggccactaatctagccttgttacgaacaacttgtccatcctcaccaagcttatttttaaaaacccacttagtacccgtaaccTTCTttccatccggatgaggtactagtgtccaaacctcattcttgtcgaattgagcaagctcttcttgaatggctttgacccatgatggatcctcAAGAGCTTGTTTCACATTATTGGGCTCCATTTGTAACAAGAGTGCAAGATTGCTTGGTTCGGATTGCCTTTTGGTAGAGGaccttgttgttacaccttgagagggatcaccaatgataaagtcatgaggataacccctcatggactttcATTCTCTAGGCTTCTGGAGTGGGGTTaaactttgatgagcttctgtggGTCTCACTATTTCAGTTTCTTGTGCTGGCTCAGGAGATAAAATGGAAAtatctcctccaatctgacgaaaCAAAACTGgactgacagattcttcattttgagcagGCTTGGAATTTTCACTACTGGTTTCCTTCACAACTTCTTCACAATCTGTGTCATCATCTATCATAGTACTGGGAATTGAATTAGAATTACAAAAGGTCACATGTATGAATTTCTCTATGGTCctatgttctttgagataaatCCTATAGGTCTTGctagtggtggaatatccaacaaacattctttcatatgattttggatcaaatttaccaatattttcttttttgtttagcacaaaatatttgcataaaaaaacatgaaaatacttaagatttggaggggttcctttccatagctcataaggagttttctttaacccttttctaataatggtcctattcaaaatgtagcatgttgtatttacagcttcagtcCATAGGAATTTTGGAacctcattttcacataacattgccctagtcatctcttgaaggcttctattccttctttcaacaactccattttgttgaggtgttctagggcatgaaaaattattagcaattccaaagtcatcacataatttttcaaagtcttgttttttaaattcctttccgtgatcacttctcaaatgggccacctttaaaatctttttcactttgaattttcttgcaaagggttgagaaagcatgaaaggcatcatttttatgagcaataaaaagtacccaaccaaatctagagtaatcatccaccaccactagaccatagtgtttacctcctaaactttgagttcttgttggaccaaaaagatcaatgtgtaacatctctaatggccttttggttgaaattccatcttttggtttaaaagaagattttacttgtttgcccaattggcaagcatcacaagtaagatccttatcaaacttgatgtttggaattcctctaaccaaatttttcttGACTGGTTTAgtaatttggtacatgctagcataaCGCAACTTTCTATaccatagccatttttcatattcaagagaagtaaaacatgttacattttgttctttcaagtcttcaaaagtcaatccatacacattattgcaccttttagcttcaaataaaacatccccagttttctcacaaacaaccaaacatacGAACTTTCTAAAGATAACTTTAAAACCtagatcacacaattggcttacactaagtaaattatgctttaaaccatttacaagaagaacatcatttatacaagatgaaaagcttttaccaacttttctaacggccactatctttccttttccatcatcaccgaaagtgacaagtcctccatcatactcatcaagctttatgaagaaggttgtctttccggtcatgtgcctagagcatccatgtccatgtaccacatattttcctttcgtttggatgctaggcacacctacaaaacaagctcaagtgaccttaggtatccaaatattcttggatcctttcacgttaaaccatctcttatgtcctagtccattataataaaaaacaactttgtaaactttatcaccaatcatcatttcaccaaaaaaatattgaatgggAAAGTGGCCACTTCggttgcatagtctacaaaatcttggagttgctattttgttaaagtaggttgggttttgaaaccttgtgtcattagaagaagaagcaatattTCTAAAACAAGGTTTTTCAACAGATTTGAAAGTCTTTTGGAACCCCAAGCCAACTTTATCTAAAagtggtttttgactagccaaaatttgatttaaattttcagaactttgagtgaacttggcTAGGTCATTTTCAAGGTTTTTGATCTTTTTCAGCAACTCTTCATTCTCTTTAAAACAGTTTACATATGCAACAACAGAATGGTTACTTTCATAGCTTTTAAGTTgagcttttaactgcttattttcttcaacaagttcaGTAGCAGTTTTGGCCTCCCTTAGCTTTTCTTtgagaaaatcattttcagctttaaggatggtgatttgttgttcaagatcttggttatcaagcaaaaaacatcttattttttcagaaaggtggtctatcataagatgaagatcttcagtgtttggattatgaaagactacctgttCAATGttatctgccatgagacatggttgtGACTT
This region of Arachis hypogaea cultivar Tifrunner chromosome 8, arahy.Tifrunner.gnm2.J5K5, whole genome shotgun sequence genomic DNA includes:
- the LOC112705943 gene encoding uncharacterized protein, giving the protein MVKLASARDFRTYGPGLTRNRYEYINAGLYLFSTVVLSCGFASQFSSEASSGLVVFLIALGLMLIVNFHDLMAHLVPIDFRFQLMAFDPQLAFVEFAVPLFNMLGTLLTFLAVFFIFLQEEKGHGYFKLEKHALNMLVAGPVLWVVGSIHNSCQIYERADGHVQILQQCVYIPFLMGSMLFMISSCLNYIEQSRVIHHGLGLLGRDWIWLGISGTIFFFIGGLINVVKVFKMQQMNGMRLEKLRGGAQEQLIRAREGHVPLLSEHHQIRIRHNPPPEETKVSKPLPTPYKDVLLGQTRS